In the Nitrospirota bacterium genome, GCGAGCGCGTCCTGGACGGGCTTTTGCGCATCAAGGAGACCCTGGACGGCACGCTCACTTTCCGGCGCTCCTGCGCCCACGGCATCTGCGGGTCCTGCGCCGTGATGATAAACGGCCGGAACGCGCTGGCCTGCCAGAGCCTCCTCGGGGACCTTCCAGGCCGGCTCACCCTGGAGCCCCTCCCCGCCCTTCCCCTCGTCAAGGACCTGGTGGTGGACATGGAGCCTTTCTTCAGGCTCAACGAGCTGGTCATGCCCTATCTGATAAACACGGAAGAGCCCCCCGAGCGGGAGAGGCTCCAGGCCCCCGGGGAGCAGCTCAAGGTGCTCCAGTCCATCACCTGCATCATGTGCTCCTGCTGCACCAGCGCCTGCCCCGTCTACTGGTCGGACAGGGAGTACCTGGGCCCGTCTGCGCTCCTGAAGGCCTACCGGTTCATCTTCGACAGCCGCGACCGGGCCGAAGGCGAGCGGCTCCGGAAGGTCGCCAACCCCCGGGGGCTCTGGCGCTGCCACAGCATTTACAACTGCGTCGAGGCCTGCCCCAAGGGGATTGACGTCACCCGCCACATCACAGAGATGAAGCGCCTGGCCGTCAGGCGCAGGCTCCGCGGGTAAACCCCGCGCTACATCTTCTCAACCTCGATGTCCACGCTGGTGCCGTGGGTAATCACGTCGTAGGTCGGGGAGAACTTGCAGAGGGCCTTGAGCTTGTCGGGCTTGGCGTCGCTTTTGACCTTGAACTTCACACGGATGTTCTGGTAGCCGTTGCGGACGTTCTTCTCTATGCCCAGAAAGCCCCGCAGGTCTATGTCGCCCTCCAGTTCGCTCTGGAGCTCCTCGATGACGATGCCCCGGATGGCGGCGTGGTAGACCATGCTGGTGGTGACACAGCCGGCCAGGGCGTTCAGAAGGTGCTCCACCGGGTTCGGCCCCTTGTCCGTTCCCGCAAGGACGGCCGGCTCGTCGGCCTCCAGGGTGAAGGGATGCTCGTGCGCTATATCCTGCCCTGCCGCAAAGAAGTCGGTAATCGTCGTCTGGTTATGGCCTCCTTTTATCCACCTGTTCTTGATGTGAAACCTGCTTCTCCCCAGCTCGGGCTTCCCCTTCAGGGTCTCCACCGTCTTCTGGACCGCGCCCACGTCCACTCCGTTGACCACATTCGCCTTTGTTTCCATGACGGACCTCCTGCTTTGAGCGGTGCTCTTTTTTCAACCATAGGGCAAAAGGGAGGCCCTGTGAAGCCGCAAAGCGCCGCGCCGTGACCGAGCGCCAACATTTTTCGAAAACCCGGTTAACGGGCTCAGGATGTTTTCTCTTGTAGCGCCCCGGGACCCATGATACGCTGGAGATAACAAGGGATGATGCGGGTTGGCCGGAACCCGTCACAAGGAGGCTATCATGGGAGAAGTAACGAAAGAGAAACTCAACGGGATTGACACCGAAGCCTTGAAGCAGGTCATGAGACAGATTTCCGAGGGCCCTTCGCTTGGCAAGGTGAAGTTTCAGGTGACCACGACATGGAAGGGGACGACCAAGTCCGAAACGGTCGTCCAAGGTTACGAAATCAGCGGCCAGAAGGTGAAACGCATACACAGCTTCGTCATCGACGAGCCGAAGGAGCTTCTGGGCGAGGACACCGCCGCCAACCCCCAGGAATACCTCATGGGGGCGATGAACGCCTGCATCCTGAATACCTATGTCATAGCCGCCGCCATGAAGGGCATTACGCTGGAGAAGGTGGAGATGGAAACCGAAGGCGAGCTGGACCTCAGGGGTTTCCTGGGAATCGACAAGAACATCATCCCGGGGTATGAGGAGCTGAAATACAAGGTGCGGCTCAAAGGAAACGGCACGCGGGAACAGTACGAGGATGTCCATAAGGCCGTGGTCGCTACGTCTCCGAACTATTACAACATCTCACACGCGATCAAGCTGAACACGGAGCTGGTTTTCGAATAATCGTTGCGCCCCTTGGCGCCGTGGCTTGCGGCTCTTCGCTTTCCCGTTCGGAGACGAGGGAGCGGAGCAGGCGCATGTAGTTCGCGTTCATGAGGTCCCAGCAGCCGATTGATCCGGAAGGAGGCGGCGTATTGCCATGCACAAGGCTACGAAGATGGCCGTCGTTCTTTCGCTCTTAAGCGTTCCCTTGGCCGTGCTCCTTCTCTGGCCCCCGGCGACCTTGACCGCACAGGCGGGAGTAGGCGCGGCGACATTCGACCGGGACGGCAAGCTCCTGTTTCCCTCGGACTATCGGACGTGGGTGTTCGTGGGCGCCTCGGTCACTCCCAACGAGATGAACGGCGGGAAGGCGGCATTCCCCGAGTTTCACACGGTTTACATGGACCCGGCGAGCTACGAGAGTTTCCAAAACACCGGGGAGTTTCCCGAAGGGACGGTGATGGTCAAGGAAACCCTGATGATCGGGGGCAGGAAGGCGCCCAGCGGCAAGGGCTATTTCATGGGCGATTTCGTCCTGATGGCCGCCGGGGTGAAGGACACGAAACGGTTCGGAGGAAAGCGGGCAGGCTGGGGGTTCTTCGCTTTCGGAAATCCCTCCGACCCCCAACCCAAAGCCGAGGTGTTGCCCGTTGCCCAGTGCAACGACTGCCACAGTGCGGCTGCCCAGGAGAGGGTGTTCATTCAGTACTACCCGGTGCTCCAGGAGGCGAAACCGAAATGATGCGGCCGCAGATTCGGGAGCGAGGAGGACGGGCCCGGGGCGTCCTGACCAGAGAAAACGTATTCACGCCGCTCTGAGCCCGTCTCCAGCGACCCGGGCAGCTTGCCTGTGGAAAGCGGTGGCTCGTTACCCCTTCTCCCTTCCGTCCCGGACTCGATGCCGGGAGGAAAGGGCGCTCTATTGACCCCTTCCGCCCTTACCGTCTATGATGGGAAGGGCTGAAATGGGTGAGGAAAAGAGGATAGAGCGGGACTCCCTGGGCGAGGTCGAGGTCCCCCGGGAGGCCCTCTGGGGGGCGCAGACCCAGCGGGCGCTCCTGAACTTCGACCTGGAAGGGGCCTGCACCTTCCCCCGGGTCTTCATCCGGGCGCTGGGGCTCATCAAGGCCGCCTGTGCGAAAGTTAACGGCGAGCTGGGCCTCCTGGACGGGGAGCGGGCGCGGGCAGTCAGCAACGCCGCCGAGGAGGTGGCCCGGGGTCGATGGGACGGCCACTTCCCCGTGGTCATCTACCAGACGGGCTCCGGCACCTCCACCAACATGAACGCCAACGAGGTCATCGCCCATCTGGCCTCCCGGATGCTCAAGCGCGAGGGCGCCGTCCATCCCAACGACCACGTCAACATGTGCCAATCCTCAAACGACGTCATCCCCTCGGCCCTGCACCTGAGCGCATACATCGAGACGGAGGAAATCCTCCTTCCCGGCCTTGAGCGCCTTGCCCGGGCCCTAGAGGAGCGGGCCCGCGAGCACGCCGGCACGGTCAAGACCGGCCGGACGCACCTGATGGACGCCCTGCCCGTCACCCTGGGGCAGGAGATAGGGGCCTGGGCGCACCAAGTGCGGCAGGGGATGGAGAGGATTCAGGGAACGCTGCCGCGCCTGGCCCGCCTTACCCTGGGCGGCACGGCGGTGGGCACGGGGGTGAACGCCCATCCGGAGTTCGGCAAAAGAACGATAGAGAAGCTCGCCCGGCGCACGGGCCTGCCCCTCCGGGAGACGGAAAACCACTTTGCCGCCCAGGCCGCCCAGGACACGGCTGCCGAGCTGAGCGGGCAGCTCCGCGCCACGGCCACGGCCCTCATGAAGATAGCCGACGACCTCCGGTGGCTCAACTCCGGCCCCATAGCCGGCCTGGGCGAGATAGGGCTTCCCGCCGTGCAGCCGGGCTCCAGCATCATGCCGGGGAAGGTCAACCCCGTGATATGTGAGGCCATGATGATGGTCTGCGCCCGGGTGATAGGCAACGACCTCACCGTGAGTATCGGCAACTCGCGGGGGAACTTTCAGTTGAACGTCATGCTGCCCATCATCGCCCACTACCTCCTGGAGTCCATCACCCTCATGGGCGGGGCCGCCCGCGTGCTGGCCGAGCGCGCGGTGAAGGGCTTCGTGGTCGACCGGGAGCGCATCGGGCGTTTCCTGGAGCGAAACCCCATCCTCGTGACCGCGCTCAATCCCCTGGTCGGCTACGACAAGGCCGCCGAGATAGCCAAGCGGGCCTACGCCGAAGGCCGCCCCGTCAAGGAGGTGGCCCGGGAGATGACGGACCTGAGCGAGGAGGAGCTTGACCGCATCCTTGACCCCCGCCACCTCACCCAGGGAGGGGTCGAGGACCCCCTCCCCTGAGCCTCAGGCGCGGCCTGAGCGACAGAACCTTGAAGCGGCTTGCTTCTGGCAGCGTTTCAACATGAGAGGAAAATGGGGACTGGTCCCCCTGGTCCCCCAGGCCACGGCCTGAGCGATAGAACCTTGAAGCGGCTGTTCAATATGAGAGGAAAATGGGGACTGGTCCCCCTAGGCGGCGGGGGTCAGGAAGGGGTAGTCCGTATAGCCGTGCTCGTCTCCGCCGTAGAAGGTCTCCGGGTCGGGCTCGTTGAGGGCGGCGTTTGTTCTGAACCGCTCCGGAAGGTCGGGGTTGGCCAGAAAGAGCCTGCCGTAGGAGACCAGGTCCGCCTCGCCGCGCGCAAGGACGGCCAGGCCTTTCTCCCGGTCGTACCCGCCGTTGGTTATGTAGGCGCCCTCGAAAATCTCCCGCACCCGCCTGGTCACATGATTGGGGGCGCCGTGGTTCCGCAGGCTCCCGGGGTCTATCTCCACGGCGGAGACATAGCACAGGCCCAGGCGGTTCAGCTGTCCCGCCAGGTGGGTGTAGAGTGCCCGGGGGTCTGAGTCGTGCATGCTGTTAAAGGGGTTGAAGGGCGATATGTGAACGCCCACCCTGTCCGCTCCCCAGACCTCCACCAGGGCCTCCGCCACCTCCAGGACGAAGCGCACCCGGTTTTGCACCGGGCCGCCGTAGCGGTCGGTCCTCCGGTTGGCGCCGTCTTCCAGGAACTGGCAGGGCAGGTAGCCGTTGGCGGCATGCAGCTCCACCCCGTCGAAACCCGCCCGGAGGGCGCAGCGCGCCCCGCGGCGGAACTGCTCCACCACCCCGGCGACCTCGCCGGTCTGGAGGGCCCGCGGAGTGACGAAGGGTTTAAGCCCCTGATAGGTCATGACCTCGCCCTCGGGCTTTACGGCCGAGGGGGCCACGGGCAGCTCCTCGCCGGGCTGAAGCGAGGGGTGGGAGATGCGCCCGCCGTGAAACAACTGGCAGAAGATGAGCCCTCCATGGGCATGCACCGCGTCGGTCACCAGACGCCACCCCTCGACCTGCTCCTCCGTGTGAATGCCCGGGGTGTTGGGGTAGCCTATGCCCTGCCCGGAGACCTGCGCGGCCTCCGTGACGATGAGCCCGGCGGAGGCCCGCTGGGCATAGTACAAGACGTTCATTTCCTGCGGGGCCAGCCCCAGGCCCGCCCGGTTCCGGGTCATGGGGGCCATGACCATGCGGTTTCCGAGCCTGTAGGGGCCCAGCGCGCACGGGCCGAAGAGGTCCGCTTCCATACGCTTTTTATAGAGGAGGTAAGGGGGCTTGTCAAACGGGACAGGCTCTACTCTTCGCTTTCCACGGGAGCCCTCAGGCGCTTCTTTCCGGCCTGCTGCCTCTTGGCCTCGAGGACCTTCTCCTTCGCCCGCCGGGAGCGCCGCCGCTTCTGCCGGCGTATCCGTGCCGCCCGCTGGGCCTCGCGGCTGGCCTCCCCCTTCTGGATGGCCTCCAGCCTGTCGGCCAGGATGACCCGGGCCCGGTAGCGGTTCAGCCCCTGGGAACGCTCCATCTGGCATTTCACCTCCAGCCCGGTGGGGACGTGCCGCAGATACACACAGGTGGAGGTCTTGTTGACGTGCTGCCCTCCGTGGCCTCCCGAGCGTATGAAATGCTCCTGGACGTCCTCCTCGCGGATGCCCAGGGCCTCCAACCGCGCGAGGAGGGCCTCTTCCTTTTCAGCACTGACGGGAAACCTGCCCATACTCTATGATATCATCCCTTGCGCAGGCGGCCTTCCTTCGGTACGATGGAGGAAAACCGCAGCGGAAAGGATAATGCGATGACAGCCTGGAAAAAGCTTCTGGCAGCCCTGTTCTGCGGCATGCTTCTTCTTTCCTTTGCCGCCTGAAAGAGGGAAGAACCCG is a window encoding:
- a CDS encoding succinate dehydrogenase iron-sulfur subunit, which encodes MTRDYVFRIRRFDPEGEAVPRWQEYALSMEPGERVLDGLLRIKETLDGTLTFRRSCAHGICGSCAVMINGRNALACQSLLGDLPGRLTLEPLPALPLVKDLVVDMEPFFRLNELVMPYLINTEEPPERERLQAPGEQLKVLQSITCIMCSCCTSACPVYWSDREYLGPSALLKAYRFIFDSRDRAEGERLRKVANPRGLWRCHSIYNCVEACPKGIDVTRHITEMKRLAVRRRLRG
- a CDS encoding OsmC family protein, which produces METKANVVNGVDVGAVQKTVETLKGKPELGRSRFHIKNRWIKGGHNQTTITDFFAAGQDIAHEHPFTLEADEPAVLAGTDKGPNPVEHLLNALAGCVTTSMVYHAAIRGIVIEELQSELEGDIDLRGFLGIEKNVRNGYQNIRVKFKVKSDAKPDKLKALCKFSPTYDVITHGTSVDIEVEKM
- a CDS encoding OsmC family protein, encoding MGEVTKEKLNGIDTEALKQVMRQISEGPSLGKVKFQVTTTWKGTTKSETVVQGYEISGQKVKRIHSFVIDEPKELLGEDTAANPQEYLMGAMNACILNTYVIAAAMKGITLEKVEMETEGELDLRGFLGIDKNIIPGYEELKYKVRLKGNGTREQYEDVHKAVVATSPNYYNISHAIKLNTELVFE
- a CDS encoding cytochrome P460 family protein, with product MHKATKMAVVLSLLSVPLAVLLLWPPATLTAQAGVGAATFDRDGKLLFPSDYRTWVFVGASVTPNEMNGGKAAFPEFHTVYMDPASYESFQNTGEFPEGTVMVKETLMIGGRKAPSGKGYFMGDFVLMAAGVKDTKRFGGKRAGWGFFAFGNPSDPQPKAEVLPVAQCNDCHSAAAQERVFIQYYPVLQEAKPK
- a CDS encoding class II fumarate hydratase translates to MGEEKRIERDSLGEVEVPREALWGAQTQRALLNFDLEGACTFPRVFIRALGLIKAACAKVNGELGLLDGERARAVSNAAEEVARGRWDGHFPVVIYQTGSGTSTNMNANEVIAHLASRMLKREGAVHPNDHVNMCQSSNDVIPSALHLSAYIETEEILLPGLERLARALEERAREHAGTVKTGRTHLMDALPVTLGQEIGAWAHQVRQGMERIQGTLPRLARLTLGGTAVGTGVNAHPEFGKRTIEKLARRTGLPLRETENHFAAQAAQDTAAELSGQLRATATALMKIADDLRWLNSGPIAGLGEIGLPAVQPGSSIMPGKVNPVICEAMMMVCARVIGNDLTVSIGNSRGNFQLNVMLPIIAHYLLESITLMGGAARVLAERAVKGFVVDRERIGRFLERNPILVTALNPLVGYDKAAEIAKRAYAEGRPVKEVAREMTDLSEEELDRILDPRHLTQGGVEDPLP
- a CDS encoding alkene reductase, with protein sequence MEADLFGPCALGPYRLGNRMVMAPMTRNRAGLGLAPQEMNVLYYAQRASAGLIVTEAAQVSGQGIGYPNTPGIHTEEQVEGWRLVTDAVHAHGGLIFCQLFHGGRISHPSLQPGEELPVAPSAVKPEGEVMTYQGLKPFVTPRALQTGEVAGVVEQFRRGARCALRAGFDGVELHAANGYLPCQFLEDGANRRTDRYGGPVQNRVRFVLEVAEALVEVWGADRVGVHISPFNPFNSMHDSDPRALYTHLAGQLNRLGLCYVSAVEIDPGSLRNHGAPNHVTRRVREIFEGAYITNGGYDREKGLAVLARGEADLVSYGRLFLANPDLPERFRTNAALNEPDPETFYGGDEHGYTDYPFLTPAA
- a CDS encoding peptide chain release factor-like protein, giving the protein MGRFPVSAEKEEALLARLEALGIREEDVQEHFIRSGGHGGQHVNKTSTCVYLRHVPTGLEVKCQMERSQGLNRYRARVILADRLEAIQKGEASREAQRAARIRRQKRRRSRRAKEKVLEAKRQQAGKKRLRAPVESEE